The Deltaproteobacteria bacterium genome includes the window TGTCCCAAGTGCGGTAAACCCGCCAAAGCCCCGCTTCCCGAAGCATATTGCTCCGGATATGGTCCCCGGCTTTGCGCCCTGATTGCGGAGATGAGCGGGATCCAGGGGGCGAGTCGAGAGAGCGTACAGGAGTTCTTAAAATCCGTACTCGGCATTTCCATTTCCATCGGAGCGATTCAAAAGGTGCTGGATCGGACTTCCAAGGCCCTCAAACCCGTGTATGAGCATATCGGCCGTGCGGCTAGAGCCGCCGAAGTAAATCATATCGATGAGACTTCCTGGTTCGTAACCGGCAAGCTTCACTGGTTGTGGGCCATGGTCAACGCCACAGTGGCCTACTTTATGATCCATTCTCATCGCTCCAAAGAAGCCTTCCTGAATCTTATCGGAGCTTGGGAAGGCATTCTGGTCAGCGACAATTACAGCGTCTACAGGAACTGGACAAAGCTCCGGCAGACTTGCCTGGCCCATTACATCCGGCGCGCCAAGGGGCTTGCGGAGAGAAAGGATGAGGCCCTTCGCCGTTTCGGTGAAAGGGCGCTTAAGGAGTTGCGGCTCCTTTGCCGATGGGCCAAAGCGCCTCCCAGCCGGGGAGAGTGGAACGCTTTCTACGCCCGCTTCATCCACCTGGTGTTTTCTCATGAAACTCGACAGGACGACGCCGGAGTGTTCGCTCGTCTTCTCATCAAGGAGATGGATTCCCTCTGGGTCTTCTTGGAGGAAAACGGCGTCGAACCCACCAATAACCGGGCCGAGCGAGCCATCCGGTTCGGCGTGTTGTGGCGTAAACGGAGCAATGGAACCCAAAGCGAGAAAGGAAACCGATGGGTCGAACGAATCCTCTCTCTCAAACAGACCTGCAGATCCCGCTCCCTGCCTACGTTCCCAAAGCTGGTCCAGGCCATCGATTCCTATTTCAAAGAACAGCTTCCCGACCTCTCTTGGATCGGTCAGTAATCACTCCGGGGAACCTACCCCGTGAACAGGTACACAAACAGTACATAGACGAGAACGTTAAGGACCCAACGGACTTCATTGTCTTGGATCACAATGACATCGAGATGGAGTTAATGAAATCGGGCATGGATAGCATTACTTTCTGGAATGTGTGGAGGCTTACTCCTGAAGTGTATCAGAGAAGACCAGAGAGCGAATGGATTATAAAGCGAGAGCTGAGGAAACTGGATGACAAAGGTATCAAGGAAAGAGCAGAGTATGTGCTCGACGCTACAATCAGCTTATTCATTACAGCCGATCAGAAAAATGCGGGTGTACGCGACGCTGAATACAGAAGATACTACGTGAGACTTCGAGAAACTGGGGTGCCAGTCCACGAAAAAGCGGACAAGAACAGCAACGTCGTCGCCAGAACGCCGCAGGGGGTAGAAAAGATCTTCGTGGACTTTATTGTGCCAGCTCTCAAAGGGGAAGGAAGGTTTTGGCAAGTAGTCCACTTCGATGAGAAATTCTATATTCAAGGCTACATACACGAGGACGCAGCTGAAGATTGATGGAGTGGGCGCGCGTTCCAGCACGACCGATTCCTTGCAAGCGATGGTCCTTTCTCACGTCCACGGGAAAGTTGGCCCCACGCCGAAGTTTCGCCGATTATCTCTTGTGCTTCACAATGCGCTTGTGACTTAGACCCCGTCGGTAATGGAGTCATCCCAAGTCTGGGATCATGCCTGTTTTTAGTCCTAATCGGCGGAAGTTACCCTAACACGAGCAGCATGCACTCGAACAGCAACCTCACTGTAAATGTCGACGTCGATTTCCTCGGCCATCTCTAAAGTGGTAGCAAGCGCATAGGGCACCGCGTCTTCCAGAACGCCAGCATCTGAACGACAATTCACCTGGATTTCCAGATTCTCCCCATCAACGAAAGCGGCAGCTCGGTCACCGTCCATGATCTCATGTTGCACCGTCCCGCGTTGGACAGCACGGGCGTCCGCCTGCTTCCTGTCAACCTGGAGTAAATTCTCTGGTTTTAGAGGGGCCTCAAACCAAATGTGTGCACGCCGCCATCGTTGGTGGAGCGGATTGATGGGCGTTATCCAAGACAAGGTGATGATTAGGCGTCGCCACCAACGCTGCCCACTCACAGACGGCGGAAGTGGGAACCTATGGATGTGCGCCTGATCTTTCTGCAGTAAACCACCTCCAAGGGCGGTTACTCTTCGCTCAGTGCATTCACTGACACGGTTTGGATCGATCATCCCATATCCGATGAGGCGGGTAACGTATTCCTTGAATTGCCGACTGTTTTGAGGTGTGCGAAGGGCCTCTCTAAGAACGTCCCATGCATGACCCCAGCTGGCTCCATGTACAAGTAGAGTCTTTAGCCAAACCGCGTAAGGTACAGTTTCTATGCTCTCTCCACCGGCGCTTTGCTGGAGCTCCGTCAGAACATCGTAGAGAAAAGAAGCTGCGCGGCTCGCAAGCGCCGCAGCATTGCTTGTTCCCCGTGTGTACCAAGTGAACGAGAGGTCGCCCGGCATGGGACCTGGAGCGGCTACACTTTGGCCGGGCTGTCTTGATTGGGAGTAAACGTTAAAGGAAGCCTTTGAGCCGGGTA containing:
- a CDS encoding IS66 family transposase, whose translation is MEAKRPFSDADWLATPEPVRRYIEHLEQVLGDHGRLLEQQRQRLEKIEARQNRDSQNSNKPPSSDSPFKKPEKTAKKSKRKKGGQKGHKGHRQELLEPTRVVPLKPESCPCGNHDWDPSGMEPFYVHQVIELPAIQLDVTHYVLHKGKCPKCGKPAKAPLPEAYCSGYGPRLCALIAEMSGIQGASRESVQEFLKSVLGISISIGAIQKVLDRTSKALKPVYEHIGRAARAAEVNHIDETSWFVTGKLHWLWAMVNATVAYFMIHSHRSKEAFLNLIGAWEGILVSDNYSVYRNWTKLRQTCLAHYIRRAKGLAERKDEALRRFGERALKELRLLCRWAKAPPSRGEWNAFYARFIHLVFSHETRQDDAGVFARLLIKEMDSLWVFLEENGVEPTNNRAERAIRFGVLWRKRSNGTQSEKGNRWVERILSLKQTCRSRSLPTFPKLVQAIDSYFKEQLPDLSWIGQ
- a CDS encoding S8 family peptidase, giving the protein DYKAAERRHGTAMASLILHGDIEANEPPLNRMLYVRPIMRPDQRDWRQPRQETAPENILVVDLIHRAVRHLFEGNGDENPFAPQVCVINLSIGIRDRLFESAMSPLARLIDWLAWEYQVLFIVSAGNHQQAIECNMERDQIADLSRQELQANLIRAVAADSRHRRLLSPAEAMNALTVGAIHSDASTGQAVPRAIEPFCSDYLPSIINAQGMGYRRAIKPEILLPGGKVVLLESPLPGSKASFNVYSQSRQPGQSVAAPGPMPGDLSFTWYTRGTSNAAALASRAASFLYDVLTELQQSAGGESIETVPYAVWLKTLLVHGASWGHAWDVLREALRTPQNSRQFKEYVTRLIGYGMIDPNRVSECTERRVTALGGGLLQKDQAHIHRFPLPPSVSGQRWWRRLIITLSWITPINPLHQRWRRAHIWFEAPLKPENLLQVDRKQADARAVQRGTVQHEIMDGDRAAAFVDGENLEIQVNCRSDAGVLEDAVPYALATTLEMAEEIDVDIYSEVAVRVHAARVRVTSAD